The following proteins are encoded in a genomic region of Streptococcus sp. 29892:
- a CDS encoding YdbC family protein: MAEFTFEIEEKLLVLSENDKGWTKELNRVSFNGAPAKYDIRTWSPDHTKMGKGITLSNEEFQVLLDAFANK, from the coding sequence ATGGCAGAATTTACATTTGAAATCGAAGAAAAACTCTTGGTCCTATCTGAAAATGATAAGGGCTGGACCAAGGAACTCAATCGTGTATCATTTAATGGCGCACCAGCCAAGTATGATATCCGTACCTGGAGCCCTGACCACACTAAGATGGGCAAGGGGATCACGCTTAGCAATGAAGAATTCCAAGTTCTCTTGGATGCATTTGCTAATAAATAA
- a CDS encoding biotin transporter BioY produces the protein MTNHSTKSLVYIAIGTAIIAALSQVSLSIGPVPFTLQTLAIGLVACLYKPKEAIASLALYLTLGAIGLPVFAGFSGGFAALVGPTAGFLWGFLVYAAITSALTKSTSSPVTVFSACLLGTASCFLLGCLVFKFVSGASWSDTLAWTVLPFILPDLAKITLVTVCHRLLQPITKKEAFFA, from the coding sequence ATGACAAACCATTCTACGAAATCTCTTGTTTACATCGCTATCGGAACAGCTATCATTGCTGCCCTGTCACAAGTCAGCCTGTCTATCGGACCTGTTCCCTTTACCCTACAAACCTTAGCTATCGGCTTAGTAGCTTGTTTATACAAGCCGAAAGAAGCCATTGCAAGTTTAGCCCTTTATCTAACTCTAGGCGCTATCGGCCTTCCCGTCTTTGCTGGATTTTCAGGTGGATTTGCTGCTCTCGTGGGACCAACAGCAGGCTTTTTATGGGGCTTCCTAGTCTATGCTGCAATCACTTCTGCCCTCACCAAGTCAACTTCCTCACCTGTGACTGTTTTCTCAGCTTGCCTTCTCGGAACAGCAAGTTGCTTCCTTTTAGGCTGTTTGGTCTTTAAGTTTGTTTCAGGTGCTAGCTGGTCAGATACATTGGCATGGACGGTTCTACCCTTTATCCTGCCAGATTTGGCAAAAATTACCTTAGTTACTGTCTGCCACCGTCTCCTCCAACCTATCACAAAAAAAGAAGCCTTTTTCGCTTAG
- a CDS encoding cyclase family protein, whose translation MSELLEIYQTLKSKTWVDLTHQINENSPHFPALPALEKKALFTHKDGFFVEQFTVVGQYGTHIDPPIHFVEGARYLDEIDLKDLLLPLYVIDKSEAVAANNDYEITKQDILDFEVEHGPIAPESFVAFRSDWSKRWPSQDAVRNLDDQGVQHTPGWSHEALQYLIEERKVKAVGHETLDTDSGLSAAKHGGSLPEEYYLLSKDIYQLEVLNNLDQVPATGALISIAFPHWEKASGSPVRAVAILP comes from the coding sequence ATGTCAGAACTACTTGAAATTTACCAGACCCTTAAATCTAAAACCTGGGTGGACTTGACCCATCAAATCAATGAGAATAGCCCGCATTTTCCAGCTCTTCCAGCCTTGGAGAAAAAGGCCTTGTTTACTCACAAAGATGGATTCTTTGTTGAACAATTTACGGTTGTCGGCCAATACGGTACCCATATCGATCCGCCTATTCACTTTGTAGAAGGGGCTCGCTATCTAGATGAAATTGACTTGAAAGACTTGCTCTTACCTCTCTATGTGATTGATAAGTCGGAGGCAGTTGCAGCCAATAATGACTACGAGATTACCAAGCAAGATATTCTGGATTTTGAGGTTGAGCATGGTCCAATTGCACCTGAATCTTTTGTTGCTTTTCGTTCAGATTGGTCAAAACGTTGGCCAAGTCAGGATGCTGTGCGAAACTTGGATGACCAAGGGGTACAACATACACCAGGTTGGAGCCACGAGGCCTTGCAATACTTGATTGAAGAGCGTAAGGTAAAAGCGGTTGGACATGAAACTCTGGATACGGATTCTGGTCTATCGGCTGCCAAGCATGGTGGCAGCTTGCCAGAAGAATACTATCTCTTGTCCAAAGACATCTATCAACTAGAAGTATTGAATAATTTGGACCAAGTACCAGCAACAGGAGCCTTGATTTCTATTGCCTTTCCACATTGGGAAAAAGCTTCGGGTTCGCCAGTGCGTGCCGTTGCTATTTTACCTTAG
- the gorA gene encoding glutathione-disulfide reductase has translation MKEFDIIAIGGGSGGIATMNRAAIYGAKAAVIEGSHLGGTCVNLGCVPKKIMWYGSQVAETIHHYGPEYGFTSQDVTFDFATLRKNREAYIERSRTSYGNTFNNNGVQVIKGFAKFVDAQTVEVNGELIRAKHIVIATGAQPAVPNIPGNELGIVSDDVFAWEELPTSVAVIGAGYIAVEMAGLLHGLGVQTDLFVRGNRPLRNFDSYIIQALMEEMERTNLPLHTGKTPVSLEKTEDGLIQINFEDGSSHTAQEVLWAIGRKPNVKQLNLEAAGVQLTPSGHIAVDEYQETGVPGIYALGDVTGEKELTPVAIKAGRLLAERLFNNKPNAKMDYTNIPTVVFSHPAIGTVGLTEEEAIAQYGQEEVKVYTSAFTSMYTALANNRQMAKFKLVTVGENEQVVGLHGIGYGVDEMIQGFSVAIKMGASKEEFDAVVAIHPTGSEEFVTMR, from the coding sequence ATGAAAGAATTTGATATTATTGCCATTGGTGGAGGCAGCGGCGGTATTGCTACTATGAACCGTGCTGCTATCTATGGGGCTAAGGCTGCTGTGATTGAAGGGAGCCATCTTGGCGGAACCTGTGTCAACCTTGGCTGTGTTCCTAAAAAAATCATGTGGTACGGTTCTCAAGTGGCTGAAACTATTCATCACTATGGACCAGAGTATGGTTTTACCAGCCAGGATGTAACATTTGATTTTGCTACCTTGCGAAAAAACCGTGAAGCCTATATCGAACGTTCTCGTACTTCTTATGGCAATACTTTTAACAATAATGGTGTACAAGTAATCAAAGGTTTTGCCAAGTTTGTCGATGCTCAAACGGTGGAAGTCAATGGTGAGCTCATTCGTGCCAAACACATCGTCATTGCAACCGGAGCCCAGCCTGCTGTGCCAAACATTCCAGGAAATGAACTTGGTATTGTATCTGATGACGTCTTTGCCTGGGAAGAATTACCTACTTCTGTGGCAGTTATTGGAGCCGGCTATATCGCTGTGGAAATGGCTGGACTTCTCCACGGATTAGGTGTCCAAACTGACCTCTTTGTTCGTGGCAATCGACCTCTTCGCAACTTCGATAGCTATATCATCCAAGCTCTTATGGAAGAAATGGAGCGGACCAATCTTCCTCTCCATACAGGAAAAACACCGGTCAGCCTTGAAAAAACAGAGGACGGTCTTATTCAAATTAACTTTGAAGATGGAAGTAGCCATACTGCCCAAGAGGTTCTCTGGGCAATTGGTCGTAAACCAAATGTGAAGCAGCTCAATCTTGAAGCAGCTGGTGTGCAACTAACACCGTCTGGGCATATCGCTGTGGATGAATACCAAGAAACTGGTGTCCCTGGCATCTATGCTCTTGGTGATGTGACAGGTGAAAAAGAGTTGACACCCGTAGCCATCAAGGCTGGTCGCTTATTGGCAGAACGCCTCTTCAACAATAAACCGAATGCAAAAATGGATTATACAAACATTCCTACTGTTGTTTTTTCTCATCCTGCTATCGGAACAGTTGGCTTAACCGAAGAAGAAGCCATCGCCCAATACGGTCAAGAAGAGGTAAAAGTCTATACTTCAGCCTTTACTTCCATGTACACAGCTCTAGCAAACAATCGCCAAATGGCTAAGTTTAAGTTGGTCACAGTTGGCGAGAATGAACAGGTCGTCGGTTTACACGGAATTGGCTATGGTGTCGATGAAATGATTCAAGGTTTCTCAGTTGCCATCAAGATGGGAGCAAGCAAGGAAGAATTTGATGCCGTTGTAGCCATCCACCCAACTGGCTCAGAAGAATTCGTTACTATGCGTTAA
- a CDS encoding efflux RND transporter periplasmic adaptor subunit produces MLKTKKAKIALFSGLSVAAVALIGGALVFGGVLGGSSPSVEQTATSLTYRIAQEGSIASSTLLTGTISAAEEQYVYYDASKGDLSEVLVEPGTQVEVGTPLVSYDATELQAALDTAVRGRDKIGRQIYDLKNNGQTVQATGDAAADEAATAAAQRSVDSQLADLNDSYADAQAAVDKAYTALTEATIYSTVAGTVVEVNKSVAKSSTTSQTVVHIVNQGSLQVTGNLTEYDLANIAVDQEVKLTSKVYPDKTWTGKITYISNYPSTEQATSAVAGAGGGSGAKYPFKAALTSELGELKQGFTVNIEVVNTTNHILIPVTAVVPEGDKNFVWIIVEGKAKKVEVTLGNADALNQEVTAGIAVGDQVITIPTPDLEEGKEVEAYEEPAN; encoded by the coding sequence ATGTTAAAGACAAAGAAGGCTAAAATTGCTTTGTTCAGTGGTCTCAGTGTTGCGGCTGTTGCCTTAATTGGTGGTGCCTTGGTATTTGGAGGCGTGCTAGGTGGCTCATCTCCTAGCGTGGAACAGACAGCGACCAGTTTGACTTATCGGATTGCTCAAGAGGGCTCAATTGCTTCATCTACCCTCTTGACAGGAACCATCTCAGCTGCGGAAGAACAGTATGTTTACTATGATGCGTCCAAGGGTGATTTGAGTGAGGTCTTGGTTGAGCCAGGCACTCAAGTAGAAGTCGGAACTCCTTTGGTTAGTTATGATGCGACAGAATTACAAGCAGCCCTAGATACAGCTGTGCGTGGTCGGGATAAGATTGGGCGTCAGATTTATGATTTAAAAAATAATGGTCAAACTGTTCAAGCAACAGGTGATGCGGCGGCAGATGAAGCAGCTACTGCAGCAGCGCAACGCTCCGTAGATTCTCAATTAGCAGATTTGAATGATTCCTATGCTGATGCCCAAGCAGCTGTGGACAAGGCCTATACAGCATTGACAGAAGCAACTATTTACAGCACTGTCGCAGGTACAGTGGTTGAGGTCAATAAATCGGTTGCCAAAAGCTCGACAACTAGCCAGACCGTTGTTCATATCGTTAACCAAGGTAGCCTACAAGTTACAGGTAATTTAACAGAATATGATTTGGCTAACATTGCAGTTGACCAAGAAGTAAAATTGACCAGTAAGGTTTATCCAGATAAGACATGGACTGGTAAGATTACCTACATTTCTAACTATCCATCGACAGAACAAGCTACAAGTGCAGTAGCAGGTGCAGGTGGTGGTTCAGGTGCCAAGTATCCTTTCAAGGCTGCCTTAACCAGTGAATTGGGTGAATTGAAGCAAGGTTTTACTGTTAATATTGAAGTTGTTAATACTACCAACCATATTTTAATTCCTGTAACAGCAGTTGTTCCAGAAGGAGATAAAAACTTTGTATGGATAATTGTGGAAGGGAAGGCTAAAAAAGTAGAGGTTACTCTTGGAAATGCGGATGCTCTTAATCAAGAGGTGACAGCAGGTATTGCAGTAGGAGATCAGGTCATCACCATTCCAACTCCAGACCTTGAAGAAGGAAAAGAGGTTGAAGCCTATGAAGAACCAGCTAATTAG
- a CDS encoding ABC transporter ATP-binding protein, producing MKNQLIRLTNINKSYKNGDQELRVLKDIDLEVEEGEFLAIMGPSGSGKSTLMNIIGLLDRSTTGNYWLEGEEVSQLSEKKLASVRNDQIGFVFQQFFLLSKLNALQNVELPLIYAGVPANQRKKLAKRYLEKVELAERMTHLPSELSGGQKQRVAIARALVNTPAIILADEPTGALDSKTGQQIMELLTELNNEGKTIIMVTHEPEIAAYAKRKIVLRDGIITEDSRREDV from the coding sequence ATGAAGAACCAGCTAATTAGATTAACCAATATAAATAAATCCTATAAAAACGGTGACCAAGAACTTCGTGTCCTCAAAGATATCGATTTAGAGGTGGAAGAAGGTGAGTTTCTTGCTATAATGGGACCATCTGGTTCAGGGAAATCCACCCTGATGAATATTATCGGGCTTTTGGACCGGTCTACAACCGGTAACTATTGGTTGGAAGGAGAAGAAGTTAGTCAACTGTCTGAGAAGAAATTAGCTTCCGTTCGTAATGACCAAATTGGTTTCGTCTTCCAACAATTCTTCTTACTTTCTAAACTCAATGCTCTTCAAAATGTCGAGTTACCTTTGATTTATGCAGGGGTTCCAGCCAATCAACGGAAAAAATTAGCCAAACGTTATTTGGAAAAAGTGGAGTTGGCTGAGCGGATGACTCACCTGCCATCTGAGTTATCAGGTGGACAGAAACAAAGGGTGGCTATTGCGCGTGCCCTGGTCAATACACCAGCTATTATCTTGGCGGATGAGCCAACAGGTGCCTTGGATTCCAAGACAGGCCAACAAATTATGGAACTCTTAACAGAGTTGAATAATGAAGGCAAGACTATTATCATGGTCACCCATGAACCTGAAATTGCTGCCTATGCCAAACGTAAAATCGTTTTGCGTGACGGTATCATTACCGAAGATAGTCGAAGGGAGGATGTGTAG
- a CDS encoding ABC transporter permease, with amino-acid sequence MENWKFALKSILAHKMRSLLTMLGIIIGVASVVIIVALGTGVSKRFEKALAGDQNNVQVYFTPFVGTEERTQGAFTYTVPGEASEEQEPDVTDTMLKGLLEIDGLSGYYISASSTSTVAAGNAQADNVFITGVSQSYFGIKELEILGGRRFTANDYSRFSRIIMLDVALAEKLFGSQESALNQVVSVNANSYLVVGVYKDPKAGTSLYGFNSGGNAIMTNTQLAAEMGTKENSGLYVHVEDLSRAAEVGQAAAAYLTNITGLKEARYDIYDMSAMLDTYRTEMAGVTMFIGSVAGISLLVGGIGVMNIMLVSVTERTREIGLRKALGATRGNILMQFLIEAMVLTTLGGAIGLMIAQTIVFILNTTKAMGPNMTAEISLPAVLGSLAFSAVIGIVFGVLPASKASKLDPIEALRYE; translated from the coding sequence ATGGAAAATTGGAAATTTGCCCTAAAATCTATCCTAGCCCACAAAATGCGTTCTCTCTTGACCATGTTAGGTATTATCATCGGTGTGGCTTCAGTTGTTATCATTGTAGCTTTAGGGACTGGGGTGTCTAAGAGATTCGAAAAGGCCTTGGCAGGCGATCAGAATAATGTTCAGGTCTATTTTACGCCTTTTGTTGGAACAGAAGAACGAACCCAAGGTGCATTTACCTACACAGTTCCTGGCGAGGCTTCTGAAGAACAGGAGCCAGATGTAACCGACACAATGTTAAAGGGACTTTTGGAAATCGATGGGCTCAGTGGCTACTACATTAGTGCTTCAAGTACCTCTACTGTAGCAGCGGGCAATGCGCAAGCTGATAATGTCTTTATTACTGGTGTTAGTCAATCCTATTTTGGTATTAAAGAGTTGGAGATTTTGGGTGGCCGTCGCTTCACGGCTAACGATTACAGCCGCTTTTCCCGCATTATCATGTTGGATGTAGCTCTGGCAGAGAAACTCTTCGGTTCACAAGAATCGGCACTCAACCAAGTAGTGAGTGTCAATGCCAATTCTTACCTTGTAGTTGGTGTTTACAAAGATCCCAAAGCAGGTACTTCCCTCTATGGATTCAACTCTGGAGGAAATGCCATTATGACCAATACACAGCTGGCTGCTGAAATGGGGACTAAAGAAAATAGTGGTCTGTATGTTCATGTGGAAGATCTGAGCAGAGCTGCTGAGGTTGGTCAGGCTGCCGCAGCATACCTGACTAACATAACAGGTCTGAAGGAAGCTCGCTATGACATCTATGACATGTCCGCTATGTTGGATACCTATAGGACTGAAATGGCAGGGGTTACCATGTTTATCGGTTCCGTTGCAGGAATTTCACTTCTTGTAGGTGGTATCGGTGTTATGAACATTATGCTGGTATCTGTTACTGAGCGGACCCGTGAAATCGGTCTTCGTAAAGCTCTAGGAGCAACTCGTGGGAATATCCTTATGCAGTTCTTGATTGAAGCCATGGTATTGACTACCTTGGGTGGTGCTATTGGATTGATGATTGCTCAAACAATTGTATTTATTCTCAATACCACCAAAGCCATGGGACCAAATATGACGGCTGAAATTTCCCTTCCGGCTGTTCTAGGAAGTTTAGCCTTCTCAGCAGTAATTGGTATTGTCTTTGGTGTTCTACCAGCCAGCAAGGCTTCTAAGTTGGATCCGATTGAGGCCTTACGTTACGAATAA
- a CDS encoding LLM class flavin-dependent oxidoreductase — translation MVELGISTFGETTPLEKTGETYSHDERIRQLVKEIELADAVGLDVYGIGEHHREDFAVSAPEIVLAAGAVNTKHIKLTSAVSILSSMDPVRLYQQYTTIDALSNGRAEIMAGRGSFTESFPLFGYDLHDYEELFDEKLDMLLEIDKETNLKWDGHFTQSVDNKPVYPRPVQEDFPIWVATGGNVESTIKIAKKGLPIVYAVIGAGAHRFKPLADAYRKVARNSVHDPKKTKVAAHSWGWIADDHNKAVEEYYHPTKVITDNIAKDRPHWSEMTKAQYLYSLTDEGATIVGDPKRVAEKIIKTIETLDLDRFFLHLPLGSMPHEDVLRAIELYGKEVAPIVREYFAKKEENQSQD, via the coding sequence ATGGTAGAATTAGGTATTTCAACATTTGGCGAAACAACCCCTCTTGAAAAGACAGGTGAAACTTACAGCCACGACGAGCGGATTCGTCAACTGGTTAAAGAGATTGAGCTAGCTGATGCGGTGGGTCTGGATGTCTATGGGATTGGGGAGCATCACCGCGAAGATTTTGCAGTTTCTGCACCTGAGATTGTGCTGGCAGCTGGTGCTGTCAATACCAAGCATATTAAGTTAACATCAGCAGTTTCTATCCTTTCCTCCATGGACCCTGTAAGGCTCTATCAGCAGTATACCACCATTGATGCTTTGTCAAATGGCAGAGCTGAAATCATGGCGGGTCGTGGTTCCTTTACTGAGTCCTTCCCCTTGTTTGGTTATGATCTCCATGACTATGAAGAACTCTTCGATGAAAAGTTGGACATGCTTTTGGAAATCGACAAGGAAACCAATCTCAAGTGGGATGGGCATTTTACCCAGTCAGTCGATAATAAGCCAGTCTATCCACGTCCTGTACAGGAAGATTTTCCAATCTGGGTCGCAACTGGCGGCAATGTAGAATCCACCATCAAGATTGCCAAGAAAGGCCTACCAATCGTTTATGCTGTCATTGGTGCAGGTGCCCATCGCTTTAAACCACTGGCAGATGCCTATCGTAAGGTAGCTCGCAACTCAGTTCACGATCCGAAGAAAACAAAGGTTGCAGCCCATTCTTGGGGTTGGATTGCAGACGATCATAACAAGGCTGTGGAAGAATATTATCATCCGACCAAGGTGATTACAGATAATATTGCTAAAGACCGTCCACATTGGAGCGAGATGACCAAGGCGCAATATCTCTACTCCCTAACAGACGAAGGGGCAACCATCGTCGGAGATCCAAAACGAGTCGCTGAAAAAATTATTAAGACCATTGAAACGCTTGACTTGGACCGTTTCTTCCTCCACTTGCCACTTGGATCTATGCCACATGAAGATGTCCTCCGTGCCATCGAACTCTACGGAAAAGAAGTTGCACCAATTGTCCGAGAATATTTTGCGAAGAAAGAAGAAAATCAGTCCCAAGACTGA
- the lysS gene encoding lysine--tRNA ligase, with the protein MSTEHFEELNDQQIVRREKMTALAEQGIDPFGKRFERSANSAELKAQYEDKSKEDLEELGQTAIIAGRIMTKRGKGKAGFAHIQDREGQIQIYVRKDDVGEENYEIFKKADLGDFIGVEGDVFKTNVGELSIHARKLTHLSKALRPLPEKFHGLTDIETRYRKRYLDLITNRESFDRFVTRSKIISEIRRYLDGLGFLEVETPVLHNEAGGAAARPFITHHNAQNIDMVLRIATELHLKRLIVGGMERVYEIGRIFRNEGMDATHNPEFTSIEVYQAYADYLDIMDLTEGIIQHTAKAVVGDGPVTYQDTVINIHEPFKRIHMVDAIKEQTGVDFWQDMSFEEAKALAAEHKVPVEKHHTEVGQIINSFFEEYVEATLIQPTFVYGHPVAVSPLAKKNDEDPRFTDRFELFIMTKEYGNAFTELNDPIDQLERFEAQAKAKELGDDEATGVDYDYIEALEYGMPPTGGLGIGIDRLCMLLTDTTTIRDVLLFPTMK; encoded by the coding sequence ATGTCAACTGAACATTTTGAAGAATTAAATGACCAACAGATTGTCCGTCGTGAAAAAATGACGGCCCTTGCTGAACAGGGAATTGACCCATTTGGGAAACGCTTTGAGCGTTCTGCCAACTCAGCTGAATTGAAGGCCCAATACGAAGACAAATCAAAAGAAGACTTGGAAGAATTGGGACAAACAGCGATCATCGCAGGCCGTATCATGACCAAGCGAGGTAAGGGTAAGGCTGGCTTTGCCCACATTCAAGACCGCGAAGGCCAAATTCAGATCTACGTTCGTAAGGATGATGTTGGAGAAGAAAACTATGAAATCTTCAAAAAAGCAGACCTTGGTGACTTTATCGGTGTCGAGGGGGATGTCTTCAAGACAAATGTTGGTGAGTTGTCTATCCATGCTCGCAAGTTAACTCACCTGTCTAAAGCGCTCCGCCCATTGCCAGAAAAATTCCACGGATTGACAGACATCGAAACCCGCTACCGCAAACGTTATTTGGACTTGATTACCAACCGTGAAAGCTTTGACCGCTTTGTGACCCGCTCAAAAATCATCTCAGAAATCCGCCGTTACCTTGACGGACTTGGTTTCTTGGAGGTGGAAACACCTGTCCTTCACAACGAAGCTGGTGGTGCGGCAGCCCGTCCATTCATCACCCACCACAATGCCCAAAACATTGACATGGTGCTTCGTATCGCGACCGAACTCCACCTCAAACGCTTGATTGTCGGCGGTATGGAACGCGTTTATGAAATCGGACGTATCTTCCGTAACGAAGGCATGGATGCGACTCACAACCCTGAGTTCACGTCAATCGAGGTCTACCAAGCTTATGCGGATTACTTGGACATTATGGACTTGACAGAAGGCATTATCCAACACACTGCCAAGGCGGTTGTCGGCGATGGCCCTGTGACTTACCAGGATACTGTCATCAATATCCACGAACCGTTCAAACGTATCCACATGGTTGATGCCATTAAGGAACAAACTGGCGTGGACTTCTGGCAAGATATGAGCTTCGAGGAAGCAAAAGCCCTAGCAGCTGAGCACAAGGTCCCTGTGGAAAAACACCATACAGAAGTTGGTCAAATCATCAACAGCTTCTTTGAAGAATACGTTGAAGCAACTCTTATCCAACCAACATTTGTCTATGGTCACCCAGTAGCCGTATCTCCACTGGCTAAGAAAAACGATGAAGACCCACGCTTCACAGACCGCTTTGAGCTCTTCATCATGACCAAGGAATACGGAAATGCCTTTACAGAATTGAATGACCCAATCGACCAATTAGAACGCTTCGAAGCCCAAGCCAAGGCTAAAGAACTCGGTGACGACGAAGCGACAGGCGTTGACTACGACTACATCGAAGCCCTCGAATACGGTATGCCACCAACAGGTGGACTTGGAATCGGTATTGACCGCCTCTGCATGCTACTGACAGATACCACTACTATTCGAGATGTGCTCCTATTTCCGACGATGAAATAA
- a CDS encoding histidine phosphatase family protein encodes MKIYFVRHGKTEWNLEGRFQGASGDSALLPQAFEELELLGKHLADLPFDAIYSSDLQRATITAEQIAKANRYCQTVQTSPQLREWSFGKLEGSKMSIFRAIYPKQAQALKHNLALFNNDLFDAESVLQVTQRMVDFVQSLKEQDMETVLIVSHGAFLTASIHRLLGFTPAQLRHRGGLDNASISILETRDFEHFTELAWNDTSYKSH; translated from the coding sequence TTGAAAATCTATTTTGTCCGTCATGGAAAGACTGAATGGAATTTAGAAGGCCGTTTCCAAGGCGCTTCTGGGGATTCTGCTCTCTTGCCACAAGCTTTTGAAGAGCTGGAATTGCTAGGAAAACACTTGGCAGACCTGCCTTTTGATGCTATTTATTCTAGTGATTTACAACGTGCAACAATCACTGCTGAACAGATTGCCAAAGCCAATCGATATTGTCAAACCGTCCAGACTAGCCCTCAATTACGGGAATGGAGTTTTGGAAAATTGGAAGGAAGCAAGATGTCAATTTTTCGTGCCATCTATCCCAAGCAAGCACAGGCTCTCAAACATAATCTAGCTCTTTTTAACAATGACCTATTTGATGCTGAGAGCGTTCTCCAGGTAACTCAACGAATGGTGGACTTTGTCCAATCGCTGAAAGAACAAGACATGGAAACAGTCCTCATCGTCAGCCACGGTGCCTTTCTAACCGCTTCCATCCACCGACTGCTCGGATTTACACCCGCCCAGCTCCGTCACCGCGGTGGCTTGGATAATGCTTCCATAAGCATTTTGGAAACGAGAGACTTTGAACACTTTACCGAACTGGCTTGGAATGATACCAGCTACAAATCTCACTAA
- a CDS encoding YbaK/EbsC family protein, producing the protein MAKKVKIKKTLVDQILDKAKIDHDSLVLNALDGQLPPGIEEKDIYKTLALTGDKTGPIIGIIPITEHLSEKKLAKISGNKKVSMIPQKDLEKTTGYVHGANNPVGIRQKHNFPIYIDQSALELGHLIVSAGEIGRSIKIDSQVLADFVKADFADLIEGRD; encoded by the coding sequence ATGGCTAAAAAGGTTAAAATAAAGAAAACCTTGGTGGACCAAATTTTAGACAAGGCTAAGATCGATCATGATAGCCTTGTTTTAAATGCCCTCGATGGCCAACTACCACCAGGAATTGAAGAAAAAGATATATACAAAACGCTGGCATTAACAGGTGATAAGACAGGACCAATTATCGGCATTATCCCAATCACAGAACACCTGTCTGAGAAAAAATTAGCCAAGATCTCTGGCAATAAAAAAGTCAGCATGATTCCACAAAAAGACTTGGAAAAGACAACTGGCTATGTTCACGGTGCCAACAATCCCGTGGGTATTCGTCAGAAGCACAACTTCCCAATCTACATTGACCAATCTGCCCTTGAACTCGGTCACTTGATTGTCTCAGCAGGTGAAATTGGTCGTTCGATAAAAATCGATAGCCAGGTTTTAGCTGATTTTGTAAAGGCTGACTTTGCCGATTTGATTGAGGGGAGGGACTAG
- a CDS encoding DUF368 domain-containing protein: MASWIARIIKGMIIALGFILPGVSGGVLAAILGIYERLIGFLANIRKDFKENFLFFVPVGIGGILGIALFSFPVEFLLQHFQVPVLWAFAGAIVGTIPSLVKESTLKSQRDSLDWAWLIGTFVVSGLLLYNLNSLVGTLPANFASFVLAGALIALGILVPGLSPSNLLLILGIYTPMLNGFKSLDLLGTFLPIAIGGALAMVLFSKAMDHALKAYHSRVYHFIIGIVLSSTLLILIPQAGNEEAISYAGAGFGTWISAVVLFILGTWLGLWMSKLEEKYK, encoded by the coding sequence ATGGCTTCTTGGATTGCAAGAATAATTAAAGGTATGATTATCGCCCTTGGCTTTATCTTACCTGGTGTTTCTGGGGGAGTACTGGCTGCTATCCTTGGAATTTACGAACGCTTAATTGGATTTTTGGCCAATATTCGCAAGGATTTTAAGGAAAACTTTCTTTTCTTTGTACCTGTCGGAATCGGTGGTATTTTGGGGATAGCTCTCTTTTCATTCCCTGTTGAATTTTTGTTGCAGCATTTTCAAGTGCCTGTTTTGTGGGCCTTTGCAGGAGCAATCGTCGGAACCATTCCCAGCTTGGTTAAGGAGTCAACACTGAAAAGTCAACGAGATAGCCTTGATTGGGCTTGGTTGATTGGTACCTTTGTGGTTTCTGGGCTCTTGCTCTATAACTTAAATAGCCTTGTAGGAACTCTTCCTGCAAACTTTGCAAGTTTTGTCTTGGCAGGTGCCTTGATTGCGCTAGGTATTCTTGTTCCTGGACTTAGCCCGTCAAACCTCTTGCTAATTTTGGGCATTTACACGCCAATGCTCAATGGGTTCAAATCACTTGATTTATTGGGGACCTTCTTGCCAATTGCTATTGGGGGAGCCTTAGCAATGGTCCTATTCTCAAAAGCTATGGATCATGCTTTAAAGGCTTACCATTCACGCGTTTACCACTTCATCATCGGAATTGTTTTATCATCTACCCTCTTGATTTTAATTCCGCAAGCTGGCAATGAAGAAGCTATTTCCTATGCTGGCGCAGGATTTGGTACATGGATTTCCGCTGTGGTTCTCTTCATTTTGGGAACATGGCTAGGACTTTGGATGAGCAAACTTGAGGAAAAATATAAATAA